Proteins from a single region of Stutzerimonas stutzeri:
- a CDS encoding efflux RND transporter permease subunit, with protein MNFSQFFIKRPIFAAVLSLVILIGGAISLFQLPISEYPEVVPPTVVVRANFPGANPKVIGETVASPLEQAITGVEGMLYMSSQATADGQLTLTITFGLGTDLDNAQVQVQNRVTRTMPTLPTEVQRLGVTVDKASPDLTMVVHLTSPDQRYDMLYLSNYAALNVKDELARLDGIGDVQLFGMGDYSLRVWLDPEKVASRNLTASDVVNAIREQNRQVAAGSLGAPPAPGATDFQLSINTQGRLVTEEEFENIIIRASEDGSITRLRDIARVELGSSQYALRSLLNNQPAVAIPVFQRPGSNAIEISDSVRARMAELKRDFPEGVDYEIVYDPTIFVRGSIEAVVHTLLEAIVLVVLVVILFLQTWRASIIPLAAVPVSLIGTFAVMHLLGFSLNALSLFGLVLAIGIVVDDAIVVVENVERNIGLGKSPEEATRQAMKEVTGPIIATALVLCAVFIPTAFISGLTGQFYQQFALTIAISTVISAFNSLTLSPALAAALLRSHDAPKDGFSRLLDRIFGGWLFAPFNRMFDRASHGYVGLVRRILRGSGIALVVYVGLVGLGYMGFASTPTGFVPPQDKQYLVAFAQLPDAATLDRTEDVIKRMSEIAGKHPGVENTVAFPGLSINGFTNSPNSGIVFTPLKPFDERKDPSLSANAIAADLNGQFAQIQDAFIAIFPPPPVQGLGTIGGFRVQVQDRGNLGYEELYTQVQNVIAKSADYPELAGLFTSYQVNVPQVDADIDREKAKTHGVPIDEIFDTMQVYLGSLYANDFNRFGRTYQVNVQADQKFRLAPEQIGQLKVRNNRGEMVPLSTFVNVTDSAGPDRVMHYNGFLTAEINGAAAPGYSSGQAEAAMERLLKAELPNGMSYEWTELTYQQILAGNTAIFVFPLCVLLAFLVLAAQYESWSLPLAVILIVPMTLLSAITGVILAGGDNNVFTQIGLIVLVGLACKNAILIVEFAKDKQEEGMDRLAAILEACRLRLRPILMTSFAFIMGVVPLVLSSGAGAEMRHAMGVAVFSGMLGVTFFGLLLTPVFYLVIRSFVEKREARKAVYKEARA; from the coding sequence ATGAATTTCTCGCAATTCTTCATCAAGCGGCCGATTTTCGCCGCCGTGCTGTCGCTGGTGATCCTCATCGGCGGGGCCATCTCGCTGTTCCAGCTGCCGATCAGCGAATACCCTGAAGTCGTCCCGCCCACAGTGGTGGTACGCGCCAACTTCCCCGGCGCCAACCCCAAGGTAATCGGCGAAACCGTCGCATCCCCGCTGGAGCAGGCCATCACCGGCGTCGAGGGCATGCTCTACATGTCCTCCCAGGCGACCGCCGACGGCCAGCTGACCCTGACCATTACCTTTGGACTGGGCACTGATCTCGACAACGCTCAAGTGCAAGTGCAGAACCGCGTCACGCGGACCATGCCGACCTTGCCCACCGAGGTACAGCGCCTCGGCGTGACCGTGGACAAGGCCTCGCCGGACCTGACCATGGTGGTGCACCTGACCTCGCCGGATCAGCGCTATGACATGCTCTACCTGTCCAACTACGCCGCACTCAACGTCAAGGACGAGCTGGCGCGGCTGGACGGTATCGGTGATGTGCAGCTGTTCGGCATGGGCGATTACTCCCTGCGCGTCTGGCTCGACCCGGAGAAGGTCGCCTCGCGCAACCTCACCGCATCGGACGTGGTCAACGCGATTCGCGAACAGAACCGCCAGGTCGCCGCAGGTTCTCTGGGCGCGCCGCCGGCACCGGGCGCGACAGACTTCCAGCTGTCGATCAACACCCAGGGTCGTCTGGTCACCGAAGAGGAATTCGAGAACATCATCATTCGCGCCAGCGAAGACGGCTCGATCACCCGCCTGCGGGACATCGCTCGTGTCGAACTGGGCTCCAGCCAGTACGCGCTGCGTTCGCTGCTGAACAACCAGCCCGCCGTCGCCATTCCGGTATTCCAGCGCCCGGGTTCGAACGCCATCGAAATCTCCGATTCGGTACGGGCACGCATGGCAGAGCTGAAACGCGACTTCCCGGAAGGCGTGGACTACGAGATCGTCTACGACCCGACCATCTTCGTGCGCGGCTCCATCGAGGCGGTGGTACACACCCTGCTCGAGGCCATCGTGCTGGTGGTGCTGGTGGTGATCCTGTTCCTGCAGACCTGGCGCGCCTCGATCATTCCGTTGGCCGCCGTGCCGGTGTCGCTGATCGGCACCTTCGCGGTCATGCACCTGCTCGGCTTCTCGCTCAACGCGCTGTCGCTGTTCGGCCTGGTGTTGGCCATCGGCATCGTGGTGGACGACGCCATCGTCGTGGTGGAAAACGTCGAGCGCAACATCGGCCTCGGCAAGTCGCCGGAGGAAGCGACCCGTCAGGCCATGAAGGAAGTGACCGGGCCGATCATCGCCACGGCGCTGGTGCTGTGCGCGGTGTTCATCCCGACGGCATTCATTTCCGGCCTCACCGGGCAGTTCTACCAGCAGTTCGCGCTGACCATCGCCATTTCCACGGTGATCTCGGCGTTCAACTCCCTGACCTTGTCGCCTGCACTGGCCGCTGCGCTCCTCAGGTCGCACGACGCGCCAAAAGATGGCTTCTCGCGTCTGCTCGATCGGATTTTTGGCGGCTGGCTGTTCGCTCCGTTCAACCGCATGTTCGACCGCGCCAGCCACGGTTACGTCGGCCTGGTGCGGCGCATCCTGCGCGGCAGCGGCATTGCGCTGGTGGTCTATGTCGGGCTGGTCGGCCTCGGCTACATGGGCTTCGCCAGCACGCCGACCGGTTTCGTGCCGCCGCAGGACAAGCAGTACCTGGTCGCCTTCGCCCAGCTGCCGGACGCCGCCACCCTGGACCGCACCGAGGACGTGATCAAGCGCATGTCGGAAATCGCCGGCAAACACCCCGGCGTGGAAAACACCGTGGCCTTCCCGGGGCTGTCGATCAACGGCTTCACCAACAGCCCGAACAGCGGCATCGTCTTCACTCCGCTCAAGCCCTTCGATGAGCGCAAGGATCCGTCACTCTCGGCCAACGCCATCGCGGCGGACCTGAACGGCCAGTTTGCGCAGATCCAGGATGCCTTTATCGCCATCTTCCCGCCGCCGCCCGTACAGGGCCTGGGCACCATCGGCGGTTTCCGCGTGCAGGTGCAGGACCGCGGCAACCTCGGCTACGAGGAGCTCTACACCCAGGTGCAGAACGTCATCGCCAAGAGTGCGGACTATCCGGAGCTGGCCGGCCTGTTCACCAGCTATCAGGTCAACGTGCCGCAGGTGGATGCCGACATCGACCGCGAGAAGGCCAAGACCCACGGTGTGCCGATCGACGAGATCTTCGACACCATGCAGGTCTATCTCGGCTCGCTGTATGCCAACGACTTCAACCGCTTCGGCCGTACCTATCAGGTCAACGTCCAGGCCGACCAGAAGTTCCGCCTGGCACCAGAGCAGATCGGCCAGCTGAAGGTGCGCAACAACCGCGGCGAAATGGTCCCGCTGTCGACCTTCGTCAACGTCACGGACAGCGCCGGCCCGGATCGGGTGATGCACTACAACGGCTTTCTCACCGCCGAGATCAACGGTGCCGCCGCACCGGGCTACAGCTCCGGTCAGGCCGAGGCAGCCATGGAGCGTCTGCTCAAGGCTGAGTTGCCAAATGGCATGAGCTACGAATGGACCGAGCTGACCTACCAGCAGATCCTAGCCGGCAACACCGCAATCTTCGTCTTCCCGCTCTGCGTGCTGCTGGCCTTCCTGGTGCTGGCCGCGCAGTACGAGAGCTGGAGCCTGCCGCTGGCGGTGATCCTGATCGTGCCGATGACGCTGCTGTCCGCCATCACCGGGGTGATCCTGGCCGGTGGCGACAACAACGTGTTCACCCAGATCGGCCTGATCGTTCTGGTGGGCCTGGCGTGCAAGAACGCGATCCTGATCGTCGAGTTCGCCAAGGACAAGCAGGAAGAAGGCATGGACCGCCTGGCCGCGATCCTCGAAGCGTGCCGCCTGCGTCTGCGGCCGATCCTGATGACCAGCTTCGCCTTCATCATGGGCGTGGTGCCGCTGGTGCTCTCCAGCGGGGCTGGCGCCGAGATGCGCCATGCCATGGGGGTCGCGGTGTTCAGCGGCATGCTCGGGGTGACCTTCTTCGGTCTGCTGCTGACCCCGGTGTTCTATCTGGTGATTCGTTCCTTCGTCGAGAAACGCGAAGCCCGCAAAGCGGTTTACAAGGAGGCCCGCGCATGA
- a CDS encoding SDR family oxidoreductase yields the protein MAEDNQTLPPQEQPEPGKEGLMNPRPEYRGEDYNAAGKLEGKTAIITGGDSGIGRSVAVLYAREGADVAILYLDQHQDAEETRTVVEQYGRRCLTFAGDVADRGVCRKVIDETLAAFGKLDILVNNAAEQHPQEKLEDISEEQWEKTFRTNIFGMFQMTKAALPHLGKGASIINTTSVTAYKGSPQLLDYSATKGAITAFTRSLSMNLAERGIRVNGVAPGPIWTPLIPSTFDADEVAEFGSNTPMKRPGQPDEVAPAYVYLASSDAAYVSGQVIHVNGGTVVNG from the coding sequence ATGGCCGAAGACAATCAGACCCTACCGCCGCAGGAGCAGCCCGAGCCCGGCAAGGAAGGGCTGATGAACCCGCGCCCGGAATACCGCGGCGAAGACTACAATGCCGCGGGCAAGCTCGAAGGCAAGACCGCAATCATCACTGGTGGTGACAGCGGCATCGGGCGCTCGGTGGCCGTGCTGTACGCCCGCGAGGGTGCCGATGTGGCGATTCTCTACCTCGACCAGCATCAGGACGCCGAGGAAACCCGCACCGTGGTCGAACAGTACGGCCGTCGCTGCCTGACCTTTGCCGGTGACGTGGCCGATCGCGGCGTCTGCCGCAAGGTCATCGACGAAACCCTCGCCGCGTTCGGCAAGCTCGACATCCTGGTCAACAACGCTGCCGAGCAGCATCCGCAGGAAAAGCTCGAGGACATCAGCGAAGAGCAGTGGGAGAAGACCTTCCGCACCAACATCTTCGGCATGTTCCAGATGACCAAGGCTGCGCTGCCGCACCTGGGCAAGGGGGCGTCGATCATCAATACCACTTCGGTAACCGCCTACAAGGGCAGCCCGCAACTGCTGGACTATTCGGCCACCAAGGGCGCAATCACGGCCTTCACCCGTTCGCTGTCGATGAACCTCGCCGAGCGCGGGATTCGTGTCAACGGCGTCGCGCCCGGGCCGATCTGGACACCGTTGATTCCGTCGACCTTCGATGCCGACGAGGTCGCCGAATTCGGCTCCAACACGCCGATGAAGCGCCCCGGCCAGCCCGATGAAGTGGCGCCGGCGTATGTCTACCTGGCCAGCAGCGATGCAGCCTACGTGAGCGGCCAGGTGATCCATGTCAACGGCGGCACCGTGGTCAACGGCTGA
- a CDS encoding LysR substrate-binding domain-containing protein yields the protein MNRNDLRRVDFNLLIVFETLMHERSVTRAAEKLFLGQPAISAALARLRTLFDDPLFVRTGRSMEPTARALEIAQLLSPALDSISTAVSRASTFDPATSTQVFRIGLTDEVEFALLPPLLRRLRAEAPDVVLVVRRANYLLMPGLLASGEISVGVCYTEELPANAKRKVLRRPKPMLLRADSIPGRLSMEDYCSRPHAMVSFAGDLNGYIDEELALHGCKRKVVLAVPQFNGLASLLAGTDIIATVPDYAAAALAANGGVRAEPLPFQTSQDFELSMAWRGAQDNDPAERWLRSRIQMFVGDPDSL from the coding sequence ATGAACCGCAACGACCTTCGCCGTGTTGACTTCAATCTGCTGATCGTCTTCGAAACGCTGATGCACGAGCGCAGCGTGACCCGCGCAGCGGAAAAGCTGTTTCTCGGCCAGCCGGCGATCAGTGCCGCCCTGGCGCGACTGCGCACGCTGTTCGACGACCCGCTGTTCGTCCGTACCGGCCGCAGCATGGAGCCGACCGCCCGCGCGCTTGAGATCGCCCAGTTGCTTTCACCGGCGCTGGACTCGATCTCCACCGCCGTCAGCCGCGCCTCGACCTTCGACCCGGCGACCAGCACCCAGGTGTTTCGCATCGGCCTGACTGATGAAGTCGAGTTCGCCCTGCTGCCGCCACTGCTGCGCCGCCTGCGCGCCGAAGCGCCGGATGTGGTGCTGGTGGTGCGCCGCGCCAACTACCTGCTGATGCCAGGCCTGCTGGCGTCCGGCGAGATATCGGTGGGCGTCTGCTACACCGAGGAGCTGCCGGCCAATGCCAAACGCAAGGTACTGCGCCGGCCCAAGCCGATGCTGCTGCGTGCCGACAGCATTCCCGGCCGGCTGAGCATGGAGGACTACTGCAGCCGTCCGCATGCGATGGTCTCCTTTGCCGGCGATCTCAACGGCTATATCGACGAGGAACTGGCGCTGCACGGCTGCAAGCGCAAGGTGGTCCTGGCGGTGCCGCAGTTCAACGGCCTGGCCAGCCTGCTTGCCGGCACCGACATCATCGCCACCGTCCCGGATTACGCCGCGGCCGCGCTGGCGGCGAACGGCGGCGTGCGGGCAGAACCATTGCCATTTCAGACCAGCCAGGACTTCGAGCTGTCCATGGCCTGGCGCGGCGCCCAGGACAACGATCCCGCCGAGCGCTGGCTGCGCTCGCGCATCCAGATGTTCGTCGGCGATCCGGATAGTCTCTGA
- a CDS encoding efflux transporter outer membrane subunit — protein sequence MKFFALSLLTLALSACAVGPDYRAPQPEPARIGGASAGDYDRSRFEAAWWQQFDDPTLDAMVGEALAENRELRIAYARLRAARAIRDDVGNDRLPTVTAGARADIGKAQQPGFSEERVNAERYDLGLDMAWELDLFGRIQRRLESSEAQADAAEAELYQLQVSLIAELVDAYGQLRGAQLRERIARDNLANQRNSHELTEQLREAGVGSELDVLRADARLAATEASLPQLRAQQARARNRIATLLGQRADQLSVDLSPRELPAIAKALPIGDPGELLRRRPDIRAAERQLAAATADVGVATADLFPRVSLSGFLGFVAGRGSQIGSSAARAWGVAPSISWAAFDLGSVRARLRGAEADADAALASYEQQVLLALEESENAFSDYANAQQRLLSLLRQSTASRAAAQQAGIRYREGTADFLVLLDAERERLVAEDAQAQAEVELYRGVVAIYKALGGGWKPSA from the coding sequence ATGAAGTTCTTCGCCCTTTCCCTGCTCACTCTGGCACTGAGCGCCTGTGCGGTCGGCCCGGATTATCGGGCGCCGCAGCCGGAACCGGCGCGTATCGGCGGCGCTTCGGCTGGCGACTACGACCGCTCGCGTTTCGAAGCAGCCTGGTGGCAGCAGTTCGACGACCCGACGCTGGACGCCATGGTCGGCGAAGCCCTGGCCGAGAACCGCGAACTGCGTATCGCCTATGCCCGCCTGCGGGCGGCACGGGCGATTCGCGACGATGTCGGCAATGATCGTCTGCCCACCGTCACCGCAGGTGCGCGCGCCGATATCGGCAAGGCCCAGCAACCCGGTTTCAGCGAAGAGCGGGTGAACGCCGAGCGTTACGATCTGGGCCTGGACATGGCCTGGGAGCTGGACCTGTTCGGCCGCATCCAGCGCCGCCTGGAATCCAGCGAGGCGCAGGCCGACGCCGCCGAGGCCGAGCTCTACCAGCTGCAGGTCAGCCTGATCGCCGAGCTGGTAGATGCCTACGGTCAGCTGCGCGGTGCCCAGCTGCGTGAGCGCATCGCCCGCGACAACCTGGCCAACCAGCGCAATTCCCATGAACTGACCGAACAGCTGCGCGAAGCGGGCGTCGGCAGCGAACTAGACGTTCTGCGCGCCGATGCCCGCCTGGCGGCCACCGAAGCCAGCCTGCCGCAGCTCAGGGCGCAGCAGGCACGTGCTCGCAACCGCATCGCCACCCTGCTCGGCCAGCGCGCCGATCAGCTCAGCGTCGACCTCTCGCCCCGCGAACTGCCGGCAATCGCCAAGGCGCTACCGATTGGCGATCCCGGCGAGCTGCTGCGTCGGCGCCCGGACATTCGTGCGGCGGAACGCCAGCTGGCCGCGGCCACGGCCGATGTAGGTGTGGCAACGGCCGATCTGTTTCCGCGGGTGAGTCTGTCGGGCTTTCTCGGCTTCGTTGCCGGGCGCGGCTCGCAGATCGGCTCCAGCGCGGCACGGGCCTGGGGCGTGGCGCCGAGCATCAGCTGGGCAGCGTTCGATCTGGGTAGCGTGCGTGCCCGTTTGCGCGGTGCCGAAGCGGACGCCGATGCGGCGCTGGCCAGCTATGAGCAACAGGTATTGCTGGCACTGGAAGAGTCAGAGAACGCATTCAGTGATTACGCCAACGCCCAGCAGCGCCTGCTCTCATTGCTGCGACAGTCCACGGCCAGCCGCGCCGCCGCACAGCAGGCGGGGATTCGCTATCGCGAAGGCACTGCGGACTTCCTCGTGTTGCTGGATGCCGAGCGCGAACGGCTAGTGGCCGAGGACGCCCAGGCGCAGGCTGAAGTCGAGCTCTATCGTGGCGTGGTTGCCATCTACAAAGCCCTCGGCGGCGGCTGGAAGCCAAGCGCCTGA
- a CDS encoding Ku protein codes for MPRTIWKGAVSFGLVHIPVALVPATTRQGIDFDWLDKRSMDRVGYKRINKTTGEDIDSENIVKGVEYEKGHYVVISDDEIKGAHPKATQTVDIVAFVDAKDISFLYIDTPYYLTPDRRGEKVYALLRETLIQTGKVGIANVVLRNKQHLAVVMPLGKALVMNTLRWADEVRGVEYLELKDEALDPDLAERELDMAKRLVEDMTEKWKPEQYKDTFQDQIMELVEKKAREGKLEAVGGPEEAVDRRSADVIDLTELLKRSLAGKSSKARATSEDDEADDTPKKAPAKPKTASKAKTTKSPASSSTRARKAPAAGSKSSKKAS; via the coding sequence ATGCCACGAACGATCTGGAAAGGCGCAGTCAGTTTCGGACTGGTACACATCCCGGTGGCGCTGGTACCGGCCACCACCCGCCAGGGCATCGATTTCGACTGGCTGGACAAACGCAGCATGGACCGGGTCGGCTACAAGCGCATAAACAAGACCACCGGCGAAGACATCGACAGTGAGAACATCGTCAAGGGCGTGGAGTACGAGAAGGGCCACTACGTCGTGATCAGCGATGACGAGATCAAAGGCGCGCACCCCAAGGCGACCCAGACCGTGGATATCGTTGCTTTCGTCGATGCCAAGGACATTTCCTTTCTCTACATCGACACGCCGTACTACCTGACGCCGGACCGCCGCGGGGAAAAGGTCTACGCCTTGCTGCGCGAGACGCTGATCCAGACCGGCAAGGTCGGCATCGCCAACGTGGTACTGCGCAACAAGCAGCACCTGGCGGTGGTGATGCCGCTGGGCAAGGCGCTGGTGATGAACACCCTGCGCTGGGCCGACGAGGTGCGCGGGGTCGAATACCTGGAGCTGAAGGACGAAGCGCTCGATCCGGACCTGGCCGAGCGTGAGCTGGACATGGCCAAGCGGCTGGTCGAGGACATGACCGAGAAGTGGAAGCCGGAACAGTACAAGGACACCTTCCAGGACCAAATCATGGAGCTGGTGGAGAAGAAGGCCCGCGAAGGCAAGCTGGAAGCGGTTGGCGGGCCGGAGGAAGCGGTGGATCGTCGTTCGGCGGATGTCATTGACCTTACCGAACTGCTCAAGCGCAGCCTTGCCGGTAAGTCGAGCAAGGCCCGCGCTACGAGCGAGGACGACGAGGCGGACGATACACCGAAAAAAGCACCGGCCAAGCCGAAGACGGCGAGCAAGGCCAAGACAACCAAATCGCCTGCTTCGTCGTCCACGAGAGCACGCAAGGCGCCAGCGGCGGGCAGCAAATCCAGCAAAAAGGCGAGCTGA
- a CDS encoding TRAP transporter substrate-binding protein produces MKPIITLAGLVLAVTSAFAQAEPIVIKFSHVVAEDTPKGKGALMFKRLAEERLPGQVSVEVYPNSTLFGDATELEALRNNEVQLLAPSLAKFEQYTKQLQVFDLPFLFDDIDAVNRFQKRTKGKQLLRSMEDQNITGLAYWHNGMKQLSATRMLRLPSDASGLSFRIQPSAVLEAQFGAVGASTQKIAFADVYDALRTGTVQGAENPWSNIYSKKMHTVQPYIIESDHGVLDYMVVSNTRFWMGMPHRVRSELEAIVDEVTFMVNQEAEALNKADRERIRQAGTSEIITLTPEERQRWRDAMRPVWKEFEPVIGADIVNAAETVNRKQHN; encoded by the coding sequence ATGAAGCCGATCATTACCCTTGCCGGGCTTGTGCTGGCGGTCACCAGCGCATTCGCCCAGGCGGAGCCCATCGTCATCAAGTTTTCTCACGTAGTGGCCGAAGACACGCCCAAGGGCAAGGGTGCGCTGATGTTCAAACGACTTGCCGAAGAGCGCCTGCCCGGCCAGGTAAGCGTCGAGGTCTACCCGAATTCGACGCTGTTCGGTGATGCCACGGAGCTGGAGGCATTGCGCAACAACGAAGTGCAGCTGCTGGCGCCGTCACTGGCGAAGTTCGAGCAGTACACCAAGCAGCTGCAGGTATTCGACCTGCCCTTCCTGTTCGACGATATCGACGCGGTAAACCGCTTCCAGAAACGCACCAAGGGCAAGCAGCTGCTGCGCTCCATGGAAGACCAGAACATTACCGGCCTGGCCTACTGGCACAACGGCATGAAGCAGCTTTCGGCGACCCGCATGCTGCGCCTGCCGAGCGATGCCTCGGGGCTGAGCTTCCGCATCCAACCCTCTGCCGTGCTCGAGGCGCAGTTCGGTGCTGTCGGCGCCTCAACCCAGAAGATCGCCTTCGCCGATGTCTACGACGCCCTGCGTACCGGTACCGTACAGGGCGCGGAGAACCCCTGGTCGAACATCTACAGCAAAAAGATGCATACCGTGCAGCCCTACATCATCGAGAGCGACCACGGTGTGCTCGACTATATGGTGGTCAGCAACACCCGCTTCTGGATGGGGATGCCGCACAGGGTTCGGTCCGAGCTCGAAGCCATCGTCGATGAGGTTACCTTCATGGTGAACCAGGAGGCCGAAGCGCTGAACAAAGCGGATCGCGAGCGGATTCGTCAGGCTGGCACATCGGAGATCATCACGCTGACGCCCGAAGAACGCCAGCGCTGGCGCGATGCAATGCGCCCGGTATGGAAAGAGTTCGAACCCGTTATCGGCGCGGATATCGTCAACGCTGCTGAAACCGTCAATCGCAAGCAACACAACTGA
- a CDS encoding zinc-dependent alcohol dehydrogenase family protein, producing the protein MSRIIRFHQFGPADVLRHEERAMPVAGPGEVLIGVRAIGVSWNDVLWRQDLAPRHARLPAGLGSEVAGEVLAVGDEVQGFSVGDHVAGFPAHDLNQYPLYAEHALLPQQALVHYPDMLSASEAAIHYTPMLVSYFALVELAQLEPGQYVLINQAAHCTGPAAVQLAKALGGRVIATCDTSEDRDYLRELGAETVIVTEEEDLVGRLQKLTEGRGVEVVLDACGGSQMKLLGDVMAPLGKLILYGMNGGNETALPVCAAFKKNFKFFLHCLCDFTGQPELGIEQNREAVERALQHINQLTVDRLIWPQLDRQLPFEQAIEAHRYVESGVPRGRVVLTLN; encoded by the coding sequence ATGTCCCGCATCATCCGTTTTCATCAGTTCGGCCCGGCCGACGTGTTGCGCCACGAGGAACGCGCGATGCCGGTTGCCGGCCCAGGCGAGGTGCTGATTGGCGTGCGCGCCATCGGCGTCAGCTGGAATGACGTGCTCTGGCGCCAGGATCTTGCGCCACGACACGCGCGTCTGCCTGCCGGGCTCGGCAGCGAAGTGGCGGGCGAGGTGCTGGCGGTGGGTGATGAGGTTCAGGGCTTCAGCGTCGGCGATCATGTTGCCGGCTTCCCGGCCCACGATCTCAATCAGTATCCGCTCTACGCCGAGCACGCGCTGCTACCGCAGCAGGCACTGGTGCACTACCCGGACATGCTCAGCGCCAGCGAGGCGGCGATCCACTACACGCCGATGCTGGTGAGCTATTTCGCCCTGGTCGAACTGGCTCAGCTGGAACCGGGCCAGTACGTGCTGATCAACCAGGCCGCGCATTGCACCGGGCCGGCAGCCGTACAGCTTGCCAAGGCGCTGGGCGGACGGGTGATCGCCACCTGCGACACCAGCGAGGATCGCGACTACCTGCGCGAACTGGGTGCCGAGACGGTGATCGTCACCGAGGAAGAAGACCTGGTCGGTCGCCTGCAGAAGCTGACCGAAGGGCGCGGTGTCGAGGTGGTGCTGGATGCCTGTGGCGGCTCGCAGATGAAGCTGCTCGGCGATGTCATGGCGCCGCTGGGCAAGCTGATTCTCTATGGCATGAATGGCGGCAACGAAACGGCCTTGCCGGTGTGTGCGGCCTTCAAGAAAAACTTCAAGTTCTTCCTGCATTGCCTGTGCGACTTCACCGGGCAGCCGGAGCTGGGTATCGAGCAGAACCGTGAAGCCGTGGAGCGTGCGCTGCAGCATATCAATCAGCTCACCGTGGACCGGCTGATCTGGCCGCAGCTCGACCGGCAGTTGCCGTTTGAGCAGGCGATCGAAGCCCACCGATATGTCGAAAGCGGTGTACCTCGCGGCCGCGTCGTGCTGACGCTGAATTGA
- the mexE gene encoding multidrug efflux RND transporter periplasmic adaptor subunit MexE produces the protein MERPFNALRFPLIALTVLITAACGKAPEATQSGMPPPAVSVAEVIEQQVTEWDELTGRLEAPESVEIRPRVSGFIDKVAFEEGALVKKGDLLFQIDPRPFQAEVKRLQAQLQQARANQQRTVAEAERGERLRKKNAISDELADARVSAASEARSATAAIQAQLDRAQLDLSFTRVTAPIDGRVGRALITAGNLVNAGEALLTTLVSTDKVYAYFEADERTYLKYRELARNGDRGEATPVYLGLSSEEGHPHLGHMDFVDNQVDPRTGTIRGRAVFDNRDGSFTPGLYARLKLVGSATYDAVLIKDVAVGTDLGKKFVLVLAEDGTVAYRPVELGPKLEGLRIVRSGLAKGESIVVNGLQRVRPGSPVQPESVPMADAETLATLRQQNRAISEAMKPQVVERSLAQRPSS, from the coding sequence ATGGAACGTCCGTTCAACGCCTTGCGTTTTCCCCTTATCGCCCTGACGGTTCTGATTACCGCCGCCTGTGGCAAGGCACCGGAGGCCACCCAGTCGGGCATGCCGCCACCCGCCGTCAGCGTCGCGGAAGTCATCGAACAGCAGGTTACCGAGTGGGATGAACTCACTGGCCGCCTGGAAGCGCCGGAGTCGGTGGAGATCCGCCCGCGCGTGTCCGGTTTCATCGACAAGGTGGCCTTTGAGGAAGGCGCGCTGGTGAAGAAAGGCGACCTCTTGTTCCAGATCGACCCGCGCCCGTTCCAGGCTGAGGTCAAGCGCCTGCAGGCGCAGCTGCAACAGGCTCGTGCCAACCAGCAACGCACCGTCGCCGAAGCCGAACGCGGTGAGCGCCTGCGCAAGAAGAACGCGATTTCCGACGAGCTCGCCGACGCCCGTGTCAGTGCCGCCAGCGAAGCCCGCTCGGCAACCGCGGCGATTCAGGCGCAACTGGACCGCGCGCAGCTGGATCTCTCCTTCACCCGCGTGACCGCGCCCATCGACGGCCGCGTCGGCCGGGCGCTGATCACCGCCGGCAACCTGGTCAACGCCGGCGAGGCGCTGCTGACCACGCTGGTCTCCACCGACAAGGTCTATGCCTATTTCGAGGCCGATGAGCGTACCTACCTCAAGTACCGCGAGCTGGCGCGCAACGGCGACCGCGGCGAGGCGACCCCGGTCTACCTCGGCCTGTCCAGCGAGGAGGGTCACCCGCACCTGGGCCACATGGACTTCGTCGACAACCAGGTCGACCCGCGCACCGGCACCATCCGCGGTCGCGCCGTGTTCGACAACCGCGACGGCAGCTTCACCCCCGGCCTGTATGCACGCCTGAAGCTGGTCGGCAGCGCCACCTACGACGCCGTGCTGATCAAGGACGTCGCCGTCGGTACGGATCTGGGCAAGAAGTTCGTCCTGGTACTGGCTGAAGACGGCACTGTCGCCTACCGCCCGGTCGAGCTCGGTCCCAAGCTCGAAGGGCTGCGCATCGTCCGCAGCGGCCTTGCCAAGGGCGAAAGCATCGTGGTGAACGGTCTGCAGCGTGTGCGCCCGGGCAGCCCGGTGCAGCCGGAGTCGGTACCGATGGCCGACGCGGAGACCCTGGCCACATTGCGCCAGCAGAACCGTGCGATCAGCGAAGCGATGAAACCGCAGGTCGTCGAGCGTAGCCTGGCTCAGCGTCCTAGCAGCTGA